The [Clostridium] celerecrescens 18A genomic sequence TCGTACCTACCTAGCCTCTAACTTTTGGCAGAGAGCACTGGAAGGGCATTACACAAAGGAAGAAATCAGGGAACGCTCCCAGTACTTAAATCTTTTGCTTCCAGAACCATTTGCAATTACGGTGGTTTCCCTGGAATATCATAAAATGGAAGATGTAAAAAGCACCTGGAATGAAGATCTTCTGTTTTTTGTTGCTGAAAATATTGCAAATGAAATGTTTCATGGGCTAGTGAACCCAAACAGCTGCCAGGACAGGCACGGTAATCTGGTGGTGATCTCAAAAACTGTGGCACCGGAAGCTGCAGAGGAGCAGACGGAGACCTATTGCCATATGCTGGAGTCGCAATTACCGGTGCGCTGTATAGTCATGCAGGTGACCGGAGATGATTATGGAGCTCTGGCTGAAACCTATGAAACGGCTGTCAGCCGGTTAAAGGAGCTGGAAACCGGTTCCTCTGTGATTAAGGATGTGAAGCTTTATATTGAGGATAACTATTCGCGGGAAGACTTTTCCTTTCAGGATGCGGCAGGCCATGTAAATCTGTCTGTTCCCCATTTAAGCAGGATGTTCCGCAGAGAGATGGGAGTAACCTTTATCGATTACTTAACCAGCGTCAGGATCCGTAAGGCAATCGAGCTTTTACATAGCGGTGAATTAAAGATTTATGAAATCGCGGAACTGACCGGATACGCAAACCAGCATTATTTCAGTAATGTATTTAAAAAGAATCTGGGGGTCAGCCCTGCTGAATACCGAAGATTGATTAAAAATGATAATCAAACCTCATCCATGCAATGATTTTATACCTTTTACTCAAATTATTGCAAAGACTTTCTCTCCTCCTTCCGGCATAATAAACGTATCGTTAAAACCAAAAAGGAGGATCATCAAAATGAAAAAAAGATTTTTAAGCGTGTTGCTGTGCGCATCCATGGCAGCGGTTTCCTTAGCCGCATGCAGCAGCGGAGCCAGCAGTTCGACCGCAACCACAGCCGCTCCCCAGACTACATCGGCACAGGCTGAGACCACAGCAAAAGCAGAAGAGACCACGGCTAAAACTACCGAGGCTTCAGGAGAAAAGCTGGTAGTCGGCTTTGCCCAGATCGGTCAGGAGTCCGGATGGCGTGACGCAGAAACCCTTTCCATTCAGACATACGCGTCTGAGAATGGGGATAAGGTAGAGCTTCTTTTTGCAGATGCGCAGCAGAAGCAGGAAAATCAAATTAAAGCGATCAAGAACTTCATCGAACAGGGCGTAGATGTTATTGGCCTTGCACCGGTCGTTGAAACCGGATGGGATCAGGTATTTGCTGAGGCAAAAGAAGCAGGGATTCCGATTATCCTTCTGGACCGCAGAGCGGATGTCAGCGAAGACTTATATGCAACCTTTATCGGCTCTGATTTCATTGAAGAAGGCAAGATGGCTGCAAAGGAAATGGCAAAGCTGCTCGGAGAAAATGGTAAAATTGTTGAGCTGGAAGGAACGGTAGGTGCTTCCGCAGCAACGGACCGCAAAACCGGGTTTGATGATGAGATCAAAGCAAGCTATCCAGGTATTGAGATCGTGGCTTCCCAGACCGGTGATTTTACCAGAGCCCAGGGAAAAGAAGTTATGGAGTCTTTCCTTAAATCTAATAAGGATATCAAGGGTGTTTATGCGCACAACGACGATATGGCCCTTGGAGCAATCGAGGCAATCAAAGAGGCAGGATTAAAACCGGGTGAAGACATTAAGATCGTTTCCATTGACGGTGTCCGCGGAATCTTTGAAGCAATGGCAGCCGGAGAGGCAAATTGTACCGTAGAATGTAATCCACTGCTTGGGCCGCTTTTATTTGAAACAGCAGCAAAGCTGAAGGCAGGCCAGTCTGTTGATAAATGGGTGAAATCGGTAGACGGCGTATTTACTGCTGATATGGCAGCTAAGGTACTTCCGGACCGCAAATATTAAACCGCGGGGTTGTTGCAAAAGTATATCATTATTTTTGCAGCAACCCTTTTCATATCAGAGGAGATGCTTCTTAATTGAAAAGCGAGGAGGAAACACCATGAGTGCTGGGAATCAGCTTTTGACAGCGAGAAATATATCCAAGGCATTTGGGAAAGCGGTTATTGCTTTGGCTGATGTGCAGTTTGATTTGAATCGGGGGGAAATACATGCCTTGTTAGGGGAAAACGGTGCGGGAAAATCTACGCTCATTAAAGTGCTGACCGGAGTGGAAACCAAGGACCGGGGAGTCATTGAGTTAGACGGAAGACAGATCAATCCGAGATCCACACAGGAAGCGCAAAACGAAGGAATTTCAACGGTATACCAGGAAGTTAATCTTTGTCCCAATCTTTCCGTGGCGGAAAATATTTATATTGGGCGGGAACCGAGAAACCGGTTTGGAACCATTAATTGGAAAAAAA encodes the following:
- a CDS encoding ABC transporter substrate-binding protein, with amino-acid sequence MKKRFLSVLLCASMAAVSLAACSSGASSSTATTAAPQTTSAQAETTAKAEETTAKTTEASGEKLVVGFAQIGQESGWRDAETLSIQTYASENGDKVELLFADAQQKQENQIKAIKNFIEQGVDVIGLAPVVETGWDQVFAEAKEAGIPIILLDRRADVSEDLYATFIGSDFIEEGKMAAKEMAKLLGENGKIVELEGTVGASAATDRKTGFDDEIKASYPGIEIVASQTGDFTRAQGKEVMESFLKSNKDIKGVYAHNDDMALGAIEAIKEAGLKPGEDIKIVSIDGVRGIFEAMAAGEANCTVECNPLLGPLLFETAAKLKAGQSVDKWVKSVDGVFTADMAAKVLPDRKY
- a CDS encoding response regulator transcription factor, with product MGYKVLVADDEYIIRRGIISFLRQYSDFELAAEAEDGEMALELAKDISPDVYFVDINMPFLNGLQFIKSLREINPRAVVVIITGYDRFEYAREALKLGVFEYLLKPLMEGPFDEMMQRVRERLQREESEDKYLIWAKSMLAQNRTYLASNFWQRALEGHYTKEEIRERSQYLNLLLPEPFAITVVSLEYHKMEDVKSTWNEDLLFFVAENIANEMFHGLVNPNSCQDRHGNLVVISKTVAPEAAEEQTETYCHMLESQLPVRCIVMQVTGDDYGALAETYETAVSRLKELETGSSVIKDVKLYIEDNYSREDFSFQDAAGHVNLSVPHLSRMFRREMGVTFIDYLTSVRIRKAIELLHSGELKIYEIAELTGYANQHYFSNVFKKNLGVSPAEYRRLIKNDNQTSSMQ